The Bacteroidales bacterium genome includes the window AACCCATTTTATTTCACAATCATGGGACCTTTAATTATTAATGATATCATCTCTCAAAACACCAACTTCTTTCTGGCCTTCCTCATAGGAACAGGTTTCGGTTTTATCCTGGAAAGCAGTGGTTTCTCCTCCAGCCGGAAACTGGCCGGAGTGTTTTACGGTTACGATACGGTTGTACTTAAGGTATTTTTTACTGCGGCTATCGTGGCCATGCTGGGATAGCTGTTTATGAGCCTGTTTAACTGGATCGACCTGGATATGGTCTATATCAATCCCACCTACCTCTGGTCGACTATCATTGGCGGCGCCATCATGGGCGCTGGTTTCATCACCGGAGGTTTTTGTCCGGGCACCAGCTTTTGTGCTGCTTCCATCGGGAAAATCGATGCCCTGTTCTTTATTGGCGGATTATTCCTTGGAATACTCATTTTTGCTGAGGCCTATCCCCTGCTGGAACCCTTCTACAAAGGTTCCTTCAAAGGAAGCCCCACCCTTCCCCAGGCACTTGGATTGAAAGACAGGGTGGTTGTGCTGGGGATTATCATTGTAGCCCTGGGCATGTTCTGGGTGGGGGAATGGGCCGAAAAAAAGTTCTCCCGGGAGGAATATTAGCAAGTGTATCAATTTGCCTGCAAACAAAAGCAGGAATGATTCGTTTTAAGAACTATAGTGTATCATAAAGAAAAACCAGCATCATGAAACCAAGAATATTTTTAGCCCTGATTATCGTCCCCCTGGGCCTGATCCTGGCCGCCGTTCCGGCCAATACCACACATCCGTATAAACTCTCTCCCCAGGATATGCTGGAGTATTTAAACAGCGGGATGCAGTATTTCTCGCCCGATGAAGTGGCACACATGCTGGTCAGCAAAGACCCTTCGCTGGTTCTGATCGATGTCAGAAGTGAAGATGAGTACGATAAATTCCACCTCCCCGGCGCCATCAATATCCCGCTTGCCTCGCTGCTGGAAGATCAATGGAAGGATTACCTCCACCAGGACCTTCGTTACAATGTGTTTTACTCCAACGGAACGGTCAATTCCAACCAGGCCTGGATGCTCACACGGCAACTGGGTTACCAGAATAACTACGTGTTGCAGGGTGGCCTGAATTACTGGGTGGAAACGATTATGAATCCCACTCCGCCCTCATCCACCAGCCCCGACGAGGAGATTGCCAGGTACGATTTCCGAAAAGGTGCCAGCCAGGCACTCGGCGGAGGAGCCCTTGTGGAAAGCAGCAGTCAGCCGGCCCCTGATCTTCCAAAGATTGCCCCCCGTCCCGCGAAGAAACGGGTGGAGGGAGGATGCTAAAACAAACCCTGTAAAGAATTTTTCTGGCTATCCGGACCAGCCTTCGCGGTCCAGGTTGCGGTAATTAATTGCTTCCGATAAGTGGGAACTTAGAATATTTACGGAACCCTCCAGATCGGCAATAGTGCGTGCCACTTTCAATATCCGGTCATAAGCCCTTGCGGAGAGACCAAGCTGTTCCATGGCCAGCCTCATCATCCAGGCCCCGGACTTATCCAAGGAGCAATGCCGGTTTCGGAGGGCAGGCCCCATCCGGGCATTGCTCCGTACATGAACGGATCCTTTAAACCTTTTAAACTGAATTTCCCGCGCCCGGATTACCGCTTCCCTCATAGCTGCGCTGCCCTTTGAAGGCTCCTTTTCAGATAACTGACCGAAAGGAACCGGAACCACCTCCAGGTGTATATCGATACGGTCCAGCAAGGGACCCGATATCCTCGAAAGATATTGCTTGATCACACCCGGACCGCAGCTGCACTCTCTTGCAGGATGGTTGTAATTGCCGCAGGGACATGGATTCATGGCAGCTATCAGCATGAAATCCGAAGGGTAGCTTACCCGGTATGCGGCCCTGCTAATATGAATCTCCCGGTCTTCCAATGGTTGACGCATCACCTCCAGAACCGCTCTTTTGTATTCGGGAAGCTCATCCAGAAACAGAACACCATTATGAGCCAGGGAGATCTCCCCAGGCTGAGGAGAACTCCCACCCCCGATCATGGCAATATTGGAAATGGAGTGGTGTGGCGTCCTGAAGGGCCTGGTGCTGATCAGCCCGTTTTCCTTACTTACCCTGCCGGCTACAGAATAGATCCGGGTGGTTTGCAGGGATTCCTCCAGGGTCATGGGCGGCAGAATTCCGGGAAGTCTCTGGGCCATCATGCTCTTCCCCGATCCTGGTGGACCGATAAGAATCAGGTTATGTGATCCTGCCGCAGCAATAAGCAGGGCCCGTTTGATCGCAGCCTGGCCCTTAACCTCTGAGAAATCAGACTCGCAGGGAAGGGGCCCTTTCACCGGAGCTGTTTTATTATTGCCGGGGCTTGACTTCAGAGCTTTCCCGTTCAAAAAAGAAACCACGGCGCTCAGGGTCGAAACAGCCACCACCTCAACTCCATCTACCACCAGGGCTTCTGCTTCATTTGCCAGAGGAACAATGACGCCTTTGAATTGCTCCTCCCTGGCCAGCAATACCATGGGGAGGACTCCTTTTACAGCTACCACACCACCATCCAGAGATAATTCACCAAGGATCAGGTAATCGGCCAGACGGCTGTCGCTTACCTGCCGGCTTGCGGCCAGGATCCCGATGGCAATAGGCAGATCAAAGTGGCTCCCTTCCTTCCGCATACCGGCAGGCGCCAGGTTGATGACCACCCTGTAGCGGGGCCATTCAAATCCATTATTGCCCAGGGCCGATTCGATACGCTGCTGGCTCTCCCGGATGGCATGATCGGCCAGTCCCACAATAAAAAACCTGATCCCCTGCGTAATATGAACCTCGATGGAGATTTTCAGCGCACTGATTCCATGCACCGAACTGCTGAATGTCTTGATAAGCATACGAAGCTGTTTGCATTACTGGTTAATGAGCCCACGGTAAAGCTCATCTACCTTCAGCAGGAAATTATTTTGCACAAAAATTCACCTCCAAAAAAAATGAATCTTACTATTACTAACTCCGGTAACACGGACCCTATACGCTGTGGCAAGTTCCTATTACAAGGAAGATGACGATATCTCCGGTAAAACCCAAGAATGTCGGGGGCTAGAGGAAAAAGTGCGGGAGTTACCTCTTCTTTGCATCTGTTTACCTCTGCTTTGCTGCTGCATCCCTTTCCACCATCATGGAAGCCTAAGGTCAGCACGGAACAGGAAATTTATCTTAAGCACTTACAATGCTGGTATTCATGCAGTTAATTCCTCTGTCATAGTTATTTTACTGTCTTTTTAGTTAATCTACTGCATTTATAGTTGCTTTACGTAAAAACAAGTTGTATATTTGCAGGGTACAACAATTTTACTATGACCAGAAGACTTACAAAGGCGGAAGAGGAGATTATGCTGATCCTGTGGAAACTCGGAGAATCCACCATCAGGGAGGTCATAAGCCAACTGGAGGAACCCAATACTCCGTATACCACCGTTTCGACGGTGGTACGTGTTCTGGAGAAAAAAAAGTTTGTAGGTCATAAAGCCGTGGGGACCACCTACCTTTACTACCCGCTGGTACAAAAAAAAGAGTATCTCAGGGCTTATTTATCGGGGATTGTATCAGACTATTTCGATGGTTCCTTTTCAAGGATGGCAGCCTTTTTCGCCAGGGAAAATGACCTGGATATGGGAGATCTGCATGAACTGATCTCAGAAATTGAAACTGAACTTAAAAATTCCGGCAATCATGAATGATCCTTTTATCTACCTGCTCAAAGTATCGGCCGGAATTGCCATCATATTCCTGCCCTACTATTTCCTTTTCCGCAACGACCCCAACCTGCATATCAAGCGTTTTTACCTGCTTGCAGGAATAGCTGCCGCATGGATCTTTCCATTTATCACTTTCCGTAAGGTAAGCCTGGCAGTCGACCTGACTCCTACTGTTTTCATTGATCTGGATACACCAGGTGCCCGGGCAGTGCAATTCGAAAATGCCGGGGCATCAGCCGGACTGAGCATCAACTGGCTGCAGGTGATCATTTTTATTTATCTGGCCGGTCTTAGCATCATGTTCCTGAAAAATCTGTTCATCATATTAAAATGGAACTTCACCTGGCTCCGCATGCACGACGACCAGGGTGTGGCCTATATTAAAAATGACCAGGTATTTACCCTGTTTAACAGGATCTTTGTTCCTGCATCCCTGAGGGAAGAGGAAAATCTTGATAACGTACTCCTCCATGAAAAAGCACATATTCAGCAGCTCCACTTCATCGACCTGATGCTGATGGAGCTTACCCTGCTGCTTACATGGTTCAATCCCTTCTCATGGCTTATTTCCAGGATGATTAAAGAAAATCACGAGCATCTGGCCGACAGGCAGGTCCTTTCGGCCGGTATTAATCCCGCTCGTTACAAAGCACAGCTTATGAACCACACCCTGGGGGTGAATGTGTTCCGGCTGGGCGCTCCGTTTAATCATTCCTTAACACTTAAAAGATTTAAAATGATGAAAAAGCCAAAAAAATCGCCCCTGGGACTCATTAAAATTGCCCTTTTGATACCCGTGATATTGATCACCCTGGGTCTCACCACCGGCATGACTCCCCAACAAAAAACTGTAAAGGGCAAGGTAGTCATTGCCGATACCGGAGAGCCGGCCATGGGTGCCTCTGTTGTGATCCGTAATAGCACCGTCGGTTGCGTAGTGGATAAAGACGGGTCCTTTATGCTGAGCGTAGAGGGAGACCCGGAACTGGTGATCTCTTTTGTTGGGTACAGTTCCCTGGTTGTAAAGGCCTCCGAAATAGGGAAGAAGCCCCTGAAACTTGAAGTAGAAACCTATACCCTGGACCTGGAGACGGTGACTATGGAAGTGAAGGGGAAGTCTTCCGGAACCTTCACCATTAAACAAAAGGACGGATCGGATGCTCAGCCTGTCTTTGTGGTGGATGGAAAAGTGGTAAAAGAGATTGATAAGCTGGATCCCGAATCCATTGATAATATTTCAGTCTTCAAGGACCCCGACAGTGAAATGGTGAAAAAATACAAGGCCAAAGACGGGGTGGTCATGATCACCACAAAGAAAACAGCGGAGGTCTCGGGAAAAGATGAAATGGAATCCATCGAGATAAACGGAGAGGTATTCTACGTGGTGGAAGACATGCCCAAGTATCCCGGGGGCCTGGGTGCTCTGAAAGCCTATATCTATTCCAACCTGGAATACCCGGAAAAGGTAAAAGAGCAGGGGATTGGAGGTGAGGTAATCGTTCGCTTCTTAATCAACGAAGAGGGTAAAGCTGTGAAGGGTGAGGTCCTCAGAAGCAGCTATGCAGAATTGGATGCTCCGGCCCTGAAGGTGATCAGCGAAATGCCTGACTGGACACCCGGCAAGCAAAGAGGGAAAGCCGTGAAAGTATGGTATGTTATGTCCATCCCGTTCGACGGCAGTGCAAAATAATCCTGGATAAATAAGCCGATCCAAGAAGAAGGGGGGATCGTCCGGTACGGGCGGTCCCTTTTACCTGGCTGTCCTAAAACACTCCCTGCTCGATCAGAAGGACCAGGATATGCAGGACCTTAATGTGGACTTCCTGGATCCGGTCGGAATTCTTCCGTCCCTTTACCCGGATCTCCTGATCTGCCAGGCCTGCAAGCAGCCCTCCCGTCTTGCCGGTCAGCCCGATAACCCTCATTCCTTTTCCCCTGGCGGCTTCAACAGCCTTGATGATGTTCATGGAATTGCCGCTGGTGCTGATGGCCAGGAGGATATCACCCTGCCGACCTATTCCCTCCACATATCTCGAAAAGATCTCATCAAAACTGTAATCATTGGCTGTGCAGGTGATATGCGAGGGGTCGGAGATGCTGATTGCAGGAAGGGCCGGACGCTTCTCCCGGAAGACCCCTGAGAGTTCTTCGGCAAAGTGCATGGCATCGGTCATGGAACCCCCGTTGCCACAGGAGATGATCTTTCCACCCTCCTGAATGGCATTCACCATCATGGCTGCAGCCTGTTCAACGGCCTCCAGGTTTCCGGCTTCGCTAATAAACTCTTTCAGCACTTCTTGTGCTTCATTCAGGTTTTCCAGGATCAGGGTTTTCATATTCCCAAAAGTAAAAAACAGTTTCGACTTTTTTGGCTTTCGTCCTTCTGGACTTTATCGTTAACTTTACAGGCTAAATTTAAAGATATGGGAATACCCAGGTTTATAAAACTTCCCGGACATAAACACTTTAATTACACTCCCAGGTACTGGGACCCGGAGAAGGAGGCCAGAGAGGAACGGATCAGGCAGATTAAACAGGAGATGGGAATCGAAGTACCTGCAGATCCCAACCGTACAACCATCAGGCGGGGATCTTTCCGTACAGCGGGCAAGCAGAAGAAAGTTAAGGCCAACCGCAGTTCGAACATCAGGCTCCTGGTAATCCTGGCCATACTCCTGTTTCTTGCGTATTTATTATTCTACAGGTAGATGTCAGAGGTGATTCAGGTGTTGAGTGATGCGGTTGCCAACCAGATCGCAGCGGGAGAGGTGATTCAGCGGCCGGCTTCGGTGGTGAAAGAGTTGATGGAAAATTCCGTGGATGCAGGGGCAAGCAGTATCAGGGTAATTATTAAGGATGCCGGTAAGACTCTGATCCAGGTGCTGGATAATGGGACCGGGATGTCGGAGCTTGATGCCGAACGCTGTTTTGAGCGACATGCCACTTCCAAGATTTCCTGTGCCGAGGATCTATACACCATCCGGACCTGTGGTTTCAGGGGGGAGGCCCTGGCTTCCATGGCTGCAGTAGCCGAGGTGAGCCTGAAAACCCGTATGAGTAGTGATGAACTGGGTACACAGATTCGCATAGCAGGATCGAAACTTGAATCGAAGGAAGC containing:
- a CDS encoding BlaI/MecI/CopY family transcriptional regulator, giving the protein MTRRLTKAEEEIMLILWKLGESTIREVISQLEEPNTPYTTVSTVVRVLEKKKFVGHKAVGTTYLYYPLVQKKEYLRAYLSGIVSDYFDGSFSRMAAFFARENDLDMGDLHELISEIETELKNSGNHE
- a CDS encoding rhodanese-like domain-containing protein; its protein translation is MKPRIFLALIIVPLGLILAAVPANTTHPYKLSPQDMLEYLNSGMQYFSPDEVAHMLVSKDPSLVLIDVRSEDEYDKFHLPGAINIPLASLLEDQWKDYLHQDLRYNVFYSNGTVNSNQAWMLTRQLGYQNNYVLQGGLNYWVETIMNPTPPSSTSPDEEIARYDFRKGASQALGGGALVESSSQPAPDLPKIAPRPAKKRVEGGC
- a CDS encoding TonB family protein; protein product: MNDPFIYLLKVSAGIAIIFLPYYFLFRNDPNLHIKRFYLLAGIAAAWIFPFITFRKVSLAVDLTPTVFIDLDTPGARAVQFENAGASAGLSINWLQVIIFIYLAGLSIMFLKNLFIILKWNFTWLRMHDDQGVAYIKNDQVFTLFNRIFVPASLREEENLDNVLLHEKAHIQQLHFIDLMLMELTLLLTWFNPFSWLISRMIKENHEHLADRQVLSAGINPARYKAQLMNHTLGVNVFRLGAPFNHSLTLKRFKMMKKPKKSPLGLIKIALLIPVILITLGLTTGMTPQQKTVKGKVVIADTGEPAMGASVVIRNSTVGCVVDKDGSFMLSVEGDPELVISFVGYSSLVVKASEIGKKPLKLEVETYTLDLETVTMEVKGKSSGTFTIKQKDGSDAQPVFVVDGKVVKEIDKLDPESIDNISVFKDPDSEMVKKYKAKDGVVMITTKKTAEVSGKDEMESIEINGEVFYVVEDMPKYPGGLGALKAYIYSNLEYPEKVKEQGIGGEVIVRFLINEEGKAVKGEVLRSSYAELDAPALKVISEMPDWTPGKQRGKAVKVWYVMSIPFDGSAK
- the lpcA gene encoding D-sedoheptulose 7-phosphate isomerase translates to MKTLILENLNEAQEVLKEFISEAGNLEAVEQAAAMMVNAIQEGGKIISCGNGGSMTDAMHFAEELSGVFREKRPALPAISISDPSHITCTANDYSFDEIFSRYVEGIGRQGDILLAISTSGNSMNIIKAVEAARGKGMRVIGLTGKTGGLLAGLADQEIRVKGRKNSDRIQEVHIKVLHILVLLIEQGVF
- a CDS encoding YeeE/YedE thiosulfate transporter family protein encodes the protein MSLFNWIDLDMVYINPTYLWSTIIGGAIMGAGFITGGFCPGTSFCAASIGKIDALFFIGGLFLGILIFAEAYPLLEPFYKGSFKGSPTLPQALGLKDRVVVLGIIIVALGMFWVGEWAEKKFSREEY
- a CDS encoding YifB family Mg chelatase-like AAA ATPase produces the protein MLIKTFSSSVHGISALKISIEVHITQGIRFFIVGLADHAIRESQQRIESALGNNGFEWPRYRVVINLAPAGMRKEGSHFDLPIAIGILAASRQVSDSRLADYLILGELSLDGGVVAVKGVLPMVLLAREEQFKGVIVPLANEAEALVVDGVEVVAVSTLSAVVSFLNGKALKSSPGNNKTAPVKGPLPCESDFSEVKGQAAIKRALLIAAAGSHNLILIGPPGSGKSMMAQRLPGILPPMTLEESLQTTRIYSVAGRVSKENGLISTRPFRTPHHSISNIAMIGGGSSPQPGEISLAHNGVLFLDELPEYKRAVLEVMRQPLEDREIHISRAAYRVSYPSDFMLIAAMNPCPCGNYNHPARECSCGPGVIKQYLSRISGPLLDRIDIHLEVVPVPFGQLSEKEPSKGSAAMREAVIRAREIQFKRFKGSVHVRSNARMGPALRNRHCSLDKSGAWMMRLAMEQLGLSARAYDRILKVARTIADLEGSVNILSSHLSEAINYRNLDREGWSG